A single window of Chitinophaga sp. XS-30 DNA harbors:
- a CDS encoding DUF4249 domain-containing protein — MKKTFQLICIIAAAGLAASCEKVINAGLHPAEKKYVIEGIVTNEDTCRILLSMTSNFTDDNSFRGVSGALVQISDNGSGSITIPETRPGVYESLLVNGVPGHTYQLKVTVAGAVFTATSTMPSPVNFDTLFVSRINLAGRNRIVANAGYKDPSSVGNYYNFVQYINGAQRPDIYVNSDNLSNGRDVNFALYSPTELQEEGDIRPGDSLRVEMQCVDANVYKFWYSLNAGASGSDVLATPSNPVSNIAGGALGYFSAHAVQYLGMRVE; from the coding sequence ATGAAAAAGACCTTTCAACTCATATGCATCATCGCCGCGGCAGGACTGGCTGCCAGCTGTGAGAAAGTGATCAATGCAGGATTGCATCCGGCGGAGAAGAAATATGTGATCGAAGGCATTGTGACGAATGAAGATACCTGCAGGATACTGCTGTCCATGACTAGCAATTTTACGGACGACAACAGTTTTCGTGGTGTAAGCGGTGCGCTGGTGCAAATATCCGATAACGGCAGTGGGTCCATCACCATTCCGGAAACAAGGCCTGGCGTGTACGAAAGCCTGCTGGTGAACGGCGTCCCCGGCCATACCTACCAGCTGAAAGTGACGGTAGCAGGAGCCGTATTCACCGCTACAAGTACCATGCCTTCGCCCGTGAATTTCGATACCCTGTTCGTCAGTCGCATTAACTTGGCCGGCCGAAACCGGATTGTGGCCAATGCAGGTTATAAAGACCCTTCATCCGTCGGCAACTACTATAATTTCGTGCAGTATATCAATGGTGCGCAAAGGCCGGATATCTATGTGAACAGCGACAATCTGTCCAATGGCCGCGATGTGAACTTCGCGTTGTACTCCCCCACCGAATTACAGGAAGAAGGCGACATCAGGCCGGGAGACAGCCTGCGGGTGGAGATGCAATGCGTCGATGCTAATGTGTACAAGTTCTGGTACAGTCTGAATGCGGGCGCCAGCGGCTCCGATGTGCTGGCCACCCCATCGAACCCGGTGAGCAACATTGCGGGAGGGGCGCTGGGGTATTTCAGCGCGCATGCGGTGCAGTATCTGGGGATGAGGGTGGAGTGA
- a CDS encoding TonB-dependent siderophore receptor — protein MKTLLVTLACLFFTALYGQEKQPNDTASVIIANDTLKGITITHKVPRTLGMEHFSLKEMEHIPVFMGERDILKTIQLLPGIKSAGDGNSGFYVRGGSADQNLILLDGTPVYNASHLMGFFSTFNGDAIKDLAFYKNAMPAQYGGRLSAVVDASTNNGDDQEYHVSGGAGLIAARLNVEGPIVKNKSSFLLSGRRTYADLFTQLSNDSAIRNSNLNFYDLNLKVNFRVNERDELDLSAYTGHDIMRISNTFGLEWGNSVASLRWRHIFSNKLISYASLHYSSYENTTSALLSDQTASLHSRIRDYSAKAELLYTPDARRETRIGWQSTYHIMFPLLLEGGEGSGINQQQLSKRYSLDNTLYINNTWKATENLKLSYGLRATAFLVLGNGDFYDIDSDGKITDTLRSSAGQIVKTYFNLEPRIAAQYTLHKTGSLSFAFTRNVQHLHLVSNATSANPTDKWVASSNLIKPEIADQVSAGYSESIANDVFELSVETYYKALRNQIDYRNGAEVFSTEPTETMLLFGKGRAYGMEWLLKKKTGRLTGWIGYTLSRSERKIEGINNNEWYNAKQDRTHEFSVVTSLQLSKNWVLSANWVYHTGNAVTFPAGKYIVMDDRLVYYYTERNGYRMPAYHRLDVAATVQLNRSALHFGVYNAYGRENAYSIYFRESRENPDYTEAVQLTLFRFVPSVTYNFNF, from the coding sequence ATGAAAACACTTTTGGTTACATTGGCCTGTCTTTTTTTTACAGCCCTGTACGGGCAGGAAAAGCAGCCGAATGATACTGCCAGCGTCATCATCGCCAATGATACCCTGAAAGGAATTACCATTACCCATAAAGTACCCCGGACCCTGGGGATGGAACATTTTTCCCTCAAGGAAATGGAGCATATTCCCGTATTCATGGGCGAGCGGGACATTCTGAAAACGATACAGCTGCTCCCCGGCATCAAATCCGCCGGGGACGGCAACAGCGGCTTTTACGTGAGGGGTGGCAGCGCAGACCAGAACCTCATTTTGCTGGACGGCACACCGGTGTACAACGCCTCTCACCTCATGGGGTTCTTCTCCACATTCAACGGCGATGCCATCAAAGACCTGGCTTTTTATAAAAATGCTATGCCCGCACAGTACGGCGGCCGCTTGTCCGCCGTTGTAGACGCCAGCACCAATAACGGTGATGACCAGGAATACCATGTCAGCGGCGGCGCGGGACTGATCGCAGCCCGTTTGAACGTGGAAGGACCGATCGTCAAAAATAAATCGTCCTTCCTGCTTTCCGGCCGCAGAACGTATGCAGACCTGTTTACACAACTATCAAACGATTCCGCGATCCGGAACAGCAACCTGAATTTTTACGATCTGAATCTCAAAGTCAATTTCAGGGTGAACGAGCGGGACGAGCTTGATCTTTCCGCCTACACCGGGCATGATATAATGCGCATCAGCAATACTTTCGGGCTGGAATGGGGCAACAGCGTGGCATCCCTTCGCTGGCGGCATATCTTCAGCAACAAGCTGATATCATACGCATCCCTGCATTACAGCAGCTATGAAAACACCACTTCCGCCCTTCTGTCCGACCAAACGGCCTCGCTCCACTCCCGGATAAGGGACTACAGCGCGAAAGCCGAGTTACTATACACACCTGATGCGCGGAGGGAAACCCGCATCGGATGGCAAAGCACATATCATATTATGTTCCCCCTTCTGCTGGAAGGCGGTGAAGGTTCCGGGATCAACCAGCAGCAGCTATCCAAAAGATACTCGCTGGACAATACATTGTACATCAACAATACCTGGAAAGCCACCGAAAATCTGAAACTCTCTTACGGCCTCCGCGCCACGGCATTTCTTGTATTAGGGAACGGCGATTTTTATGATATCGACAGCGATGGCAAGATCACGGATACACTGCGCAGTAGTGCCGGACAGATCGTAAAGACCTATTTTAATCTGGAGCCCCGCATCGCCGCGCAATATACGCTGCATAAAACCGGATCGCTCAGCTTCGCTTTCACCCGGAACGTGCAGCATCTGCACCTGGTATCCAATGCCACGTCCGCCAATCCTACCGACAAATGGGTGGCCAGCTCCAACCTCATCAAACCGGAAATAGCCGACCAGGTGAGCGCCGGTTATTCGGAAAGCATTGCGAACGATGTTTTTGAACTGAGTGTGGAAACCTATTACAAGGCCCTGCGGAACCAGATCGATTACCGGAACGGCGCGGAGGTGTTCTCCACCGAGCCGACAGAGACCATGCTCCTGTTCGGCAAAGGCAGGGCTTATGGCATGGAATGGCTGCTGAAAAAGAAGACCGGCAGGCTGACCGGCTGGATCGGCTATACCTTGTCGCGCTCCGAACGGAAGATCGAAGGCATCAACAATAATGAATGGTATAATGCAAAACAGGACAGAACACATGAGTTCTCCGTGGTAACCTCGCTGCAGCTCTCGAAGAACTGGGTACTTTCCGCCAACTGGGTGTATCATACCGGCAATGCCGTAACCTTCCCGGCAGGCAAGTATATTGTGATGGATGACCGGCTGGTGTATTACTATACGGAACGCAATGGCTACCGCATGCCTGCCTACCACCGCCTGGACGTGGCCGCTACCGTGCAGTTGAACCGCTCCGCCCTCCACTTCGGGGTATATAACGCCTACGGCCGCGAGAACGCCTATTCCATTTATTTCCGCGAATCCCGCGAAAATCCGGATTACACGGAAGCGGTGCAGCTTACCTTGTTCCGTTTCGTGCCATCGGTCACCTACAATTTCAATTTTTAA
- the thrS gene encoding threonine--tRNA ligase, with translation MINITFPDGAVRQYEQGVSALDIAKSISEGLARKVLAAKVNGQVVDASRPITTDGTLQLLTWTDADGKATMWHSSAHLMAEALEALYPGVKFGYGPSLENGGFFYDVDLDGRQISDEELRKLEVKMAELAKQNNAYLRREISKADAIQYFTDKKDPYKLDLLQKLEDGSITFYTQGNFTDLCRGPHIPSTGFIKAIRLTNIAGAYWLGNENNKMLTRIYGITFPSQKELDEYLTLIEEAKKRDHRKLGKELELFAFSEKVGLGLPLWLPKGAMLRERLQAFLQKAQLESGYLPVITPHIGNKNLYITSGHYEKYGKDSFQPIHTPEEGEEFMLKPMNCPHHCEIYKTSPKSYKDLPVRFAEFGTVYRYEQHGELHGLTRVRGFTQDDAHLFCRPDQVKEEFCKVIDLVLYVFNSLSFTDFTAQISLRDQEDRTKYIGSDENWNLAEQAIIESAAEKGLRTVIEYGEAAFYGPKLDFMVKDALGRKWQLGTIQVDYNLPERFELEYIGADNKPHRPVMIHRAPFGSLERFIAVLIEHCAGKFPLWLTPTQVKILPISDKFLPYSEKVAELLKKAEIRAEIDDRSEKIGKKIREAEMAKVPYMLVVGEKEEADGKVAVRRQAKGDLGAMSTDEFMKLVQDEVVNRKPFE, from the coding sequence ATGATCAATATTACATTCCCGGATGGCGCAGTCAGGCAGTATGAACAAGGCGTATCAGCACTCGACATTGCAAAATCCATCAGCGAAGGATTAGCCCGCAAGGTTTTGGCGGCAAAAGTAAACGGACAGGTGGTAGATGCTTCCCGCCCCATTACAACGGACGGAACGTTGCAGCTATTGACGTGGACGGATGCTGACGGCAAGGCTACCATGTGGCACTCTTCGGCGCACCTGATGGCAGAAGCGCTCGAAGCACTGTACCCGGGAGTGAAATTCGGCTACGGCCCCTCGCTGGAGAACGGCGGGTTTTTCTATGATGTGGACCTGGACGGCCGCCAGATCTCCGACGAGGAGCTGCGGAAGCTGGAAGTGAAGATGGCCGAACTTGCCAAACAGAACAATGCATACCTTCGCCGGGAGATATCCAAGGCGGATGCCATTCAATATTTCACGGACAAGAAGGACCCGTATAAGCTGGACCTCCTGCAAAAACTGGAGGACGGCAGCATTACCTTCTACACCCAGGGCAATTTCACCGATCTCTGCCGCGGCCCGCATATTCCCAGCACAGGGTTCATTAAGGCAATCAGGCTGACCAATATTGCCGGGGCTTACTGGCTGGGGAACGAGAACAACAAGATGCTGACCCGCATCTACGGTATCACTTTCCCCTCGCAGAAGGAACTGGACGAATACCTGACCCTGATCGAGGAAGCGAAAAAACGTGATCACCGTAAACTGGGCAAGGAACTGGAACTTTTCGCCTTTTCCGAGAAAGTGGGGCTGGGCCTTCCGCTCTGGCTGCCCAAAGGCGCCATGCTGCGGGAACGCCTCCAGGCTTTTCTGCAGAAAGCACAGCTCGAAAGTGGCTATCTGCCCGTGATCACCCCGCACATCGGGAACAAGAACCTGTATATCACCTCAGGCCACTACGAGAAATACGGGAAAGACAGCTTTCAGCCGATCCATACGCCGGAGGAAGGAGAGGAGTTCATGCTCAAGCCCATGAACTGCCCCCATCACTGCGAGATCTATAAAACATCGCCCAAATCGTATAAAGACCTGCCGGTGCGTTTCGCGGAATTCGGCACCGTGTACCGCTATGAGCAACACGGAGAGCTGCACGGCCTGACCCGTGTGCGCGGCTTTACGCAGGACGATGCACACCTTTTCTGCCGGCCTGACCAGGTGAAGGAAGAATTCTGTAAAGTGATAGACCTGGTGCTGTATGTATTCAACAGTCTCAGCTTTACGGATTTTACGGCACAGATTTCGCTGCGGGATCAGGAAGACCGCACGAAATATATCGGATCGGACGAGAACTGGAACCTGGCGGAACAGGCCATTATTGAATCAGCAGCGGAAAAAGGCCTGCGTACGGTCATCGAATATGGCGAAGCCGCCTTCTATGGCCCGAAACTTGACTTCATGGTGAAAGACGCGCTGGGCCGGAAGTGGCAACTGGGCACCATCCAGGTGGACTATAACCTGCCGGAGCGTTTCGAGCTGGAATATATCGGGGCCGATAACAAACCGCACCGCCCGGTAATGATCCACCGTGCGCCATTCGGCTCTTTGGAAAGATTCATTGCCGTATTGATAGAGCATTGTGCAGGGAAATTCCCGTTGTGGCTGACCCCCACACAGGTAAAAATCCTGCCAATCAGTGACAAGTTCCTGCCATATTCAGAAAAAGTGGCAGAATTGCTAAAAAAAGCGGAAATTCGCGCTGAAATTGATGACAGAAGCGAAAAGATCGGAAAAAAGATCCGCGAGGCGGAAATGGCAAAAGTGCCTTATATGCTCGTAGTCGGAGAAAAAGAGGAAGCAGACGGTAAAGTAGCCGTACGCAGGCAAGCGAAGGGAGACCTTGGCGCCATGAGTACGGACGAATTCATGAAACTGGTACAGGACGAAGTGGTCAACCGAAAACCTTTTGAGTGA
- a CDS encoding uracil-DNA glycosylase family protein: MDCNPAAVGQKAAGFACIHYFCAMQTTADKIIHFNDHLEFTGQLPPGIRIMNPFREQDGVSAIMQQFYRKFYSDQRRRQMIVGINPGRFGGGVTGIPFTDSQRLADPCGIVIPGIRTYEPSSVYVYDVIAAYGGPERFYGDFYIAAMSPLGFTALKPGGKEVNYNYYDSKALTEAVYDFMVSSLRKQLQFGIDRSVGYCLGTGKNADFLIRLNEKEKFFDRVVPLEHPRFIMQYRNKRKQEYIDKYLTAFSDHPVER, from the coding sequence ATGGATTGTAATCCCGCCGCAGTGGGGCAAAAAGCTGCCGGTTTCGCCTGCATCCATTATTTTTGCGCCATGCAAACAACGGCAGACAAGATCATTCATTTCAATGACCACCTAGAATTTACCGGCCAACTCCCTCCCGGGATCCGCATCATGAACCCTTTCCGGGAACAGGACGGCGTATCGGCCATCATGCAACAGTTCTACCGCAAATTCTACAGCGATCAGCGCCGCCGGCAGATGATCGTGGGCATCAACCCCGGCAGGTTCGGCGGCGGCGTCACCGGCATCCCGTTCACGGACTCCCAGCGGCTGGCAGACCCCTGCGGCATTGTGATCCCCGGTATCCGGACCTATGAGCCTTCTTCTGTATATGTTTACGATGTTATTGCTGCGTATGGCGGGCCGGAACGATTTTACGGGGATTTTTACATCGCAGCCATGTCTCCCCTCGGTTTTACCGCGCTCAAACCCGGCGGCAAAGAGGTCAACTACAACTATTACGACAGCAAAGCGCTGACCGAAGCCGTCTATGATTTCATGGTATCCAGCCTGCGCAAGCAATTGCAGTTCGGGATCGACCGGAGTGTGGGGTATTGCCTCGGCACCGGTAAAAACGCGGATTTTCTTATCCGGCTGAATGAAAAGGAAAAATTCTTTGACAGGGTCGTGCCGCTGGAACACCCGCGTTTTATCATGCAGTACCGCAATAAAAGAAAGCAGGAATATATCGATAAATACCTGACAGCATTCAGCGACCACCCGGTTGAACGGTAA
- a CDS encoding N-acetyltransferase, with product MNSKFSMARLTTEPRIVTSLADLLIETVANGGSVSFMHPLSVEMATAFWESSLAAADCGKRVILGVFDENLLIGTVTLLLDSPPNQPHRAEIAKLMTRTSHRRQGVGRALMQAAERLAIDCCRTLLTLDTAEEDGAAGLYEELGFQKAGVIPDFALKPRGGLTGTIIYWKRIEK from the coding sequence ATGAATTCAAAATTCAGTATGGCCAGATTGACGACTGAACCCCGGATCGTTACGTCCCTGGCAGATCTCCTGATCGAAACAGTGGCAAATGGCGGCTCCGTGAGTTTCATGCATCCGCTCAGCGTTGAAATGGCGACCGCTTTCTGGGAGTCCTCATTAGCGGCGGCCGATTGCGGCAAACGTGTCATATTGGGTGTGTTTGATGAGAACCTGCTGATCGGAACAGTTACCCTGCTGCTGGACAGCCCTCCCAATCAGCCGCACCGCGCCGAGATCGCCAAGCTGATGACGCGTACCAGTCATAGAAGACAAGGCGTTGGCCGAGCCTTGATGCAGGCAGCCGAGCGCCTAGCGATTGACTGCTGCCGTACACTCCTGACGCTTGATACCGCGGAGGAAGATGGGGCTGCCGGGCTGTATGAAGAATTGGGATTTCAGAAGGCCGGGGTTATCCCGGATTTCGCGCTGAAGCCACGGGGCGGGCTTACCGGGACGATCATTTACTGGAAGCGGATTGAAAAGTGA
- a CDS encoding ABC-F family ATP-binding cassette domain-containing protein — protein sequence MLIALQDITFEFGARTIVEDSSWHIVPGDRVGLVGLNGTGKSTLLRIINGEYSISKGSLNKIRNLSIGFFNQDLLSFETDDSILNVGMTAFEQALKVEKELEILTEKLEHSQDEALLHEYSDKLHEFDTLDGYNIRHKTATVLEGLGFSTADLDRPYNQFSGGWRMRVLLARIILQQPDVLMLDEPTNHLDLPSIEWLEKYLSNYNGAVIIVSHDRFFLDRMVNKVVELYQQQLHHYAGNYSDFEEEKVQRRELQQRAYENQQDYIRQQEKFIERFKAKASKAAQAQSIAKRLDKLERVEQVDGGPSKIRMNFSVDRMPGKILSALEGVSKSFGNLHILKNASAEINRGDKIALIGANGKGKSTLLRVIAGTEPVEGNRVPGHNVVMSFYAQHQLEALHMDNEILEELKSCGSGKTEMELRSLLGCFLFQGDDVFKKIRILSGGEKARVALAKVIISQANFLLLDEPTNHLDMNSVEMLIDALGKYEGSLVLVSHDRYFVSRTANKIWEIVDGEIKEFKGTYTEWEEWKKRMAAQSQPPKAEKKSAAAARPAPVKNNNPIDKDLKKELQKQQRQFQQLEEKIAKLKTDVQQLEAQLGNPEIYGDRDRFRTAEEAYQQAGATLAKANEEYEAVFEKVMELEAKVQG from the coding sequence ATGCTCATCGCACTGCAGGACATCACATTTGAATTTGGCGCAAGGACGATCGTGGAAGATTCGTCCTGGCACATCGTACCCGGCGACCGCGTAGGCCTGGTTGGCCTGAACGGCACCGGGAAGTCCACCCTGCTCCGTATCATCAATGGCGAATATTCTATTTCCAAAGGCAGCCTGAACAAGATCCGGAACCTCAGTATCGGCTTCTTCAACCAGGACCTCCTGAGTTTCGAGACAGATGATTCCATTCTGAACGTGGGGATGACGGCATTTGAACAGGCGCTCAAAGTGGAAAAAGAACTGGAGATCCTCACCGAAAAACTCGAACATTCCCAGGACGAAGCCCTGCTGCATGAGTACAGCGATAAATTGCACGAATTCGATACGCTGGACGGCTATAACATCCGTCACAAGACCGCAACCGTCCTGGAAGGCCTCGGCTTCAGCACAGCAGACCTGGACCGGCCGTACAACCAGTTCTCCGGGGGATGGCGCATGCGCGTATTGCTGGCCAGGATCATCCTGCAGCAACCGGATGTGCTGATGCTTGACGAACCGACGAACCACCTCGACCTCCCATCCATCGAATGGCTGGAAAAATACCTGTCCAACTACAACGGCGCCGTGATCATCGTATCGCATGACCGTTTTTTCCTGGACAGGATGGTCAACAAGGTAGTGGAGCTCTATCAGCAGCAGCTGCACCACTATGCCGGCAACTACTCTGATTTCGAAGAAGAAAAAGTGCAACGCCGCGAGTTGCAGCAACGCGCTTACGAGAACCAGCAGGATTATATCCGCCAGCAGGAAAAGTTCATTGAACGTTTCAAGGCGAAAGCCTCCAAGGCCGCGCAGGCGCAGAGTATCGCCAAGCGGCTGGACAAGCTGGAGCGCGTGGAGCAGGTAGATGGCGGCCCTTCTAAGATCCGCATGAACTTCTCGGTAGACCGGATGCCCGGCAAGATACTCAGCGCCCTGGAAGGCGTCAGCAAATCTTTCGGCAATCTTCATATTCTTAAAAACGCCAGCGCGGAGATCAACCGTGGTGACAAAATAGCGCTGATCGGCGCGAACGGCAAGGGGAAATCCACGCTCCTGCGTGTCATTGCCGGCACCGAGCCAGTTGAAGGCAACCGGGTCCCCGGCCATAATGTGGTCATGAGCTTTTACGCCCAGCACCAGCTGGAAGCGCTGCATATGGATAATGAGATACTGGAAGAGCTGAAAAGCTGCGGCAGCGGTAAAACCGAGATGGAACTGCGTTCCCTGCTCGGGTGTTTCCTCTTTCAGGGCGATGACGTGTTCAAAAAGATCAGGATACTCTCCGGTGGGGAGAAAGCCCGTGTAGCCCTGGCGAAAGTGATCATCAGCCAGGCTAACTTCCTGCTGCTGGACGAACCGACGAACCACCTGGATATGAACTCCGTGGAAATGCTCATCGATGCGCTGGGTAAATACGAAGGCAGCCTGGTGCTGGTGTCCCACGACCGTTACTTCGTGAGCCGCACCGCTAACAAGATATGGGAGATCGTAGACGGCGAGATCAAGGAGTTCAAAGGCACCTACACAGAATGGGAAGAATGGAAAAAACGCATGGCCGCCCAGTCGCAACCCCCGAAAGCGGAAAAAAAAAGCGCAGCAGCAGCCCGGCCGGCGCCCGTTAAAAACAACAACCCGATAGATAAAGACCTGAAAAAGGAACTGCAAAAGCAGCAAAGGCAATTCCAGCAACTGGAAGAGAAGATCGCGAAGCTGAAAACAGATGTGCAGCAACTGGAGGCACAACTGGGCAATCCGGAGATCTATGGCGACCGGGACCGGTTCCGTACCGCCGAGGAAGCCTATCAGCAGGCCGGTGCCACATTGGCAAAAGCGAACGAGGAATATGAAGCAGTGTTCGAGAAAGTGATGGAGCTGGAAGCAAAAGTACAGGGATAA
- a CDS encoding DUF3347 domain-containing protein — translation MRLKQCLWILAAGAVFSACQQQGNKTATAEGEQGASVLQADLSGEFYDSLRQAMNAYYQLSGALVKADTLAADMAAAALKYHLDSLPVAGLEVDSTRQGIIRGSAGDIAAELDGMLMEKGGLEARRASFQMVSDQLYDLLHNTGLKGSTVYRQHCPMAFGDRGAYWLSDKTEVLNPYFGDEMLHCGSVTDTLHYQ, via the coding sequence ATGCGTTTGAAACAATGTTTATGGATACTGGCAGCCGGCGCCGTTTTCAGCGCTTGTCAGCAGCAGGGTAACAAGACCGCGACAGCAGAAGGGGAACAGGGAGCGTCTGTTTTACAGGCAGATCTTTCCGGTGAATTCTATGATTCCCTCCGGCAGGCGATGAACGCATATTATCAATTATCCGGCGCTTTGGTGAAAGCGGACACACTGGCGGCGGATATGGCCGCTGCGGCGCTGAAATATCATCTGGACAGCCTGCCGGTAGCCGGGCTGGAGGTGGATTCCACCCGCCAGGGCATTATTCGGGGAAGCGCGGGTGATATTGCCGCCGAACTGGATGGTATGCTGATGGAAAAAGGTGGTCTCGAAGCCAGGCGCGCCTCTTTCCAGATGGTGTCTGATCAGTTGTATGACCTCCTGCACAATACCGGTCTGAAAGGCAGCACCGTGTACCGCCAGCACTGCCCGATGGCTTTCGGGGACCGGGGCGCATACTGGCTGAGCGATAAAACCGAAGTGCTGAATCCTTATTTCGGGGACGAAATGCTGCATTGCGGGAGCGTAACAGATACTTTGCATTATCAATAA